The proteins below are encoded in one region of Serratia symbiotica:
- the gpM gene encoding phage terminase small subunit has translation MMTPARRHLLRHQALAANQQENQTHASGYELMLAKLATDKRRLKAIQSIERKIEVKRELLPDYQPWVSGILSADSQQQDDVFMTVLLWTLDTDDFPAAYDMAEHALKHGWVTPDQYQRQTACMVAEEVADTALKQLTAGTFTAPDSLLAFAGLLAEQDMPDQVRARLHKALGLAQTESQPQETLAQFQRALQLDENVGVKKLIEQLERHIRNAQPDQPTE, from the coding sequence ATGATGACGCCTGCCCGTCGCCACCTGCTGCGCCATCAGGCGCTGGCCGCTAACCAGCAGGAAAACCAGACCCACGCCAGCGGCTACGAACTGATGCTGGCAAAACTGGCGACCGATAAGCGCCGCCTGAAAGCCATTCAGTCCATTGAGCGTAAAATTGAGGTCAAGCGCGAGCTGCTGCCCGACTATCAGCCGTGGGTAAGCGGCATCCTGAGCGCCGACAGTCAACAGCAGGACGATGTGTTTATGACCGTACTGCTCTGGACGCTGGATACCGACGACTTCCCCGCCGCTTACGATATGGCGGAACATGCCCTGAAACACGGCTGGGTGACGCCGGATCAGTACCAGCGCCAGACTGCCTGCATGGTGGCCGAAGAGGTCGCCGACACCGCACTGAAACAGCTTACTGCCGGAACCTTTACGGCACCGGACAGCCTGCTGGCTTTTGCCGGACTGCTCGCCGAGCAGGATATGCCGGATCAGGTGCGCGCCCGTCTGCACAAGGCGTTGGGGCTGGCGCAGACGGAAAGCCAGCCGCAGGAAACGCTGGCGCAATTCCAGCGCGCCCTGCAACTGGATGAAAACGTCGGCGTCAAAAAACTGATTGAACAACTGGAACGGCACATTCGTAACGCGCAGCCTGACCAGCCTACAGAGTGA
- a CDS encoding head completion/stabilization protein, protein MSFIQVAPAASQPGMIISNHPFFPDIDTQHLRAAQRLDATVTNERLREALLIALASVNDDLREWRLEQERRGVAGIADTTAERLDGVSVNLHRYRRAVYSLTHANLLERYRNFDTTTHGSKLAEQKESTADDLTRDARFSVRDILGKPRSTFVLV, encoded by the coding sequence ATGAGCTTTATTCAGGTCGCCCCCGCTGCCAGCCAGCCGGGGATGATTATCAGCAACCACCCTTTCTTCCCCGATATCGATACGCAACATCTGCGCGCCGCCCAGCGGCTGGATGCCACCGTCACCAACGAACGGCTGCGCGAGGCGCTGCTGATTGCGCTGGCCAGCGTGAACGACGACCTGCGGGAATGGCGGCTGGAACAGGAACGTCGTGGCGTAGCCGGTATTGCGGACACCACCGCAGAACGGCTGGACGGTGTAAGCGTCAACCTGCACCGCTACCGCCGCGCCGTCTACAGCTTGACACACGCCAACCTGCTGGAACGCTACCGCAACTTCGATACTACCACCCACGGGAGCAAGCTGGCGGAACAGAAGGAAAGCACCGCAGACGATCTGACGCGCGATGCCCGTTTTTCCGTGCGGGATATTCTGGGCAAGCCCCGCAGTACGTTCGTTCTGGTATAA
- a CDS encoding type II toxin-antitoxin system RelE/ParE family toxin, whose product MKPLYWVGSSKKDLQSLPDDVQDVFGYALHLAQAGGKHSLTKPLKGFGGAGVLEVEEDYLGDTYRAVYTVRFGNAVYVLHAFQKKSSSGISTPKPDMDKIRERLKTAENHAKGA is encoded by the coding sequence ATGAAGCCACTCTATTGGGTTGGCAGTAGTAAGAAAGACCTCCAGTCATTGCCCGACGATGTACAGGATGTTTTCGGCTATGCCCTGCATCTGGCGCAGGCTGGCGGTAAACATTCCCTGACCAAGCCACTGAAAGGGTTTGGCGGCGCTGGCGTGCTGGAGGTTGAGGAGGATTACCTCGGTGATACCTATCGGGCGGTGTATACCGTCAGGTTTGGCAATGCAGTGTATGTATTGCACGCATTCCAAAAAAAATCATCCTCCGGGATCTCCACGCCAAAACCCGATATGGACAAGATCCGCGAACGGCTGAAAACCGCAGAAAACCATGCTAAAGGAGCATAA
- a CDS encoding helix-turn-helix domain-containing protein, with translation MSHDIEVSSGNVYADIGRNDAEEMLVKAQLATTIGNIIKSRRLTQEQAAKLLGITQPKLSNMLRGQFRGISEAKMLECLTRLGRDVQIVVGKPRRTPGSLKVVFA, from the coding sequence ATGAGCCACGATATTGAAGTCAGTAGCGGCAACGTTTATGCCGATATCGGCAGAAACGACGCTGAAGAAATGCTGGTAAAAGCCCAGCTTGCCACTACCATTGGCAACATCATCAAAAGCCGCCGCCTGACGCAGGAACAAGCCGCAAAACTGCTAGGAATCACGCAACCCAAGCTGTCTAATATGCTGCGTGGACAGTTCCGGGGCATCAGTGAAGCCAAAATGCTGGAATGTCTGACCCGCTTAGGGCGCGATGTGCAAATAGTGGTAGGAAAACCACGCCGGACGCCGGGAAGTCTTAAAGTAGTATTTGCCTGA